One genomic region from Streptomyces sp. Li-HN-5-11 encodes:
- a CDS encoding sodium-translocating pyrophosphatase: MAGLSTPHQLGHPTTFAAAVLTHDNRIIVAVIGAVALAALVVAGVLVRQVLAAGEGTDSMKRIAEAVQEGAKAYLGRQLRTLGVFAAVVFFLLLLLPADDWNQRAGRSVFFLIGAAFSAATGYIGMWLAVRSNVRVAAAAREATPAEGEPEKDLTAVSHRAMKIAFRTGGVVGMFTVGLGLLGASCVVLVYAANAPKVLEGFGLGAALIAMFMRVGGGIFTKAADVGADLVGKVEQGIPEDDPRNAATIADNVGDNVGDCAGMAADLFESYAVTLVAALILGKAAFGNDGLAFPLLVPAIGVLTAMIGIFAVAPRRADRSGMSAINRGFFISAVISLGLVAAAVYTYLPSSYAGLTGVTDAAIRGKDGDPRILALVAVAIGILLAAVIQQLTGYFTETNRRPVRDIGKTSLTGPATVVLAGISVGLESAVYTALLIGLSVYGAFLLGGTSIMLALFAVALAGTGLLTTVGVIVAMDTFGPVSDNAQGIAEMSGDVEGAGAQVLTNLDAVGNTTKAITKGIAIATAVLAASALFGSYRDAITTGAHDVGQKLSGAGTPMTLILDISQPNNLVGLVAGAAVVFLFSGLAINAVSRSAGAVVFEVRRQFREKPGIMDFSEKPEYGKVVDICTKDALRELATPGLLAVMAPIFIGFTLGVGALGSYLAGAIGTGTLMAVFLANSGGAWDNAKKLVEDGHHGGKGSEAHAATVIGDTVGDPFKDTAGPAINPLLKVMNLVSLLIAPAVIKFSYGDDKNIGVRIMIAILSLLVICGAVYLSKRRGIAVGDEDNAERVSKSADPAVVS, translated from the coding sequence ATGGCGGGGCTTTCTACCCCACATCAGTTGGGCCACCCCACAACCTTCGCAGCCGCAGTGCTGACCCACGACAATCGGATCATCGTGGCGGTCATCGGGGCCGTTGCGCTGGCCGCGCTCGTGGTCGCAGGCGTCCTGGTGCGCCAAGTGCTCGCGGCGGGCGAGGGCACCGACAGCATGAAGCGGATCGCGGAAGCGGTCCAGGAAGGCGCGAAGGCCTATCTGGGCCGCCAGTTGCGCACGCTCGGTGTATTCGCCGCCGTGGTGTTCTTCCTGCTCCTGCTGTTGCCCGCGGACGACTGGAATCAGCGCGCCGGCCGGTCCGTGTTCTTCCTGATCGGTGCCGCGTTCTCGGCGGCCACCGGTTATATCGGCATGTGGCTCGCCGTGCGCAGCAATGTGCGCGTCGCGGCGGCGGCCCGGGAAGCCACCCCGGCGGAAGGCGAGCCCGAAAAAGATCTCACTGCCGTTTCGCACCGAGCCATGAAGATCGCTTTTCGAACGGGCGGCGTCGTCGGCATGTTCACGGTGGGGCTCGGCCTGCTGGGCGCCTCCTGTGTGGTGCTGGTGTACGCGGCCAACGCGCCGAAGGTGCTCGAGGGCTTCGGCCTCGGCGCCGCGCTGATCGCGATGTTCATGCGTGTCGGCGGCGGCATCTTCACCAAGGCCGCCGACGTCGGCGCCGACCTGGTCGGCAAGGTCGAGCAGGGCATTCCGGAGGACGACCCGCGCAATGCCGCGACCATCGCCGACAACGTGGGCGACAACGTCGGAGACTGCGCGGGGATGGCGGCCGACCTGTTCGAGTCGTACGCCGTCACGCTGGTCGCCGCGCTGATCCTCGGCAAGGCGGCCTTCGGCAACGACGGGCTCGCCTTCCCCCTGCTGGTGCCGGCGATCGGCGTGCTCACCGCCATGATCGGCATCTTCGCGGTGGCGCCACGCCGCGCCGACCGCAGTGGCATGAGCGCGATCAACCGCGGCTTCTTCATCTCCGCTGTGATCTCGCTCGGCCTGGTCGCGGCCGCCGTCTACACCTATCTGCCGTCGTCGTACGCCGGTCTGACCGGAGTCACCGACGCGGCGATCCGGGGCAAGGACGGCGATCCGCGGATCCTCGCCCTGGTCGCGGTGGCCATCGGCATCCTGCTCGCCGCCGTGATCCAGCAACTGACCGGTTACTTCACCGAGACCAACCGGCGTCCCGTCCGGGACATCGGCAAGACCTCGCTGACCGGTCCGGCCACGGTCGTCCTCGCCGGCATCTCCGTCGGCCTGGAGTCGGCCGTCTACACCGCCCTGCTGATCGGCCTCAGCGTGTACGGGGCCTTCCTGCTCGGCGGTACATCGATCATGCTGGCGCTGTTCGCGGTGGCGCTGGCCGGAACCGGCCTGCTCACCACGGTCGGCGTGATCGTCGCCATGGACACCTTCGGCCCGGTCTCCGACAACGCGCAGGGCATCGCCGAGATGTCCGGCGACGTCGAGGGAGCGGGCGCGCAGGTGCTGACCAACCTGGACGCGGTCGGCAACACGACCAAGGCCATCACCAAGGGCATCGCCATCGCCACCGCCGTCCTGGCGGCGTCGGCGCTCTTCGGGTCGTACCGCGACGCGATCACCACCGGAGCGCACGACGTCGGGCAGAAGCTGTCCGGCGCGGGTACACCGATGACCCTGATCCTGGACATCTCGCAGCCCAACAACCTCGTCGGCCTCGTCGCGGGCGCGGCGGTCGTCTTCCTCTTCTCAGGACTGGCGATCAACGCGGTGTCGCGGTCGGCGGGTGCGGTGGTCTTCGAGGTGCGGCGGCAGTTCCGTGAGAAGCCCGGGATCATGGACTTCAGTGAGAAGCCGGAGTACGGAAAGGTCGTCGACATCTGTACCAAGGACGCCCTGCGGGAGCTCGCCACACCCGGGCTGCTCGCCGTCATGGCGCCCATCTTCATCGGGTTCACGCTCGGCGTGGGCGCGCTCGGCTCCTACCTCGCGGGCGCCATCGGCACCGGCACGCTGATGGCGGTGTTCCTCGCCAACTCCGGCGGCGCCTGGGACAACGCCAAGAAGCTCGTCGAGGACGGCCACCACGGCGGCAAGGGCAGCGAGGCCCACGCCGCGACGGTCATCGGTGACACGGTCGGCGACCCCTTCAAGGACACCGCCGGTCCCGCGATCAACCCGCTGCTGAAGGTGATGAACCTGGTGTCGCTGCTCATCGCGCCCGCGGTCATCAAGTTCAGCTACGGCGACGACAAGAACATCGGCGTACGGATCATGATCGCGATCCTCTCGCTGCTCGTCATCTGCGGCGCGGTCTACCTCTCCAAGCGGCGCGGAATCGCCGTGGGTGACGAAGACAACGCCGAACGGGTGTCCAAGTCGGCCGATCCTGCGGTGGTTTCGTAG
- a CDS encoding Rv3654c family TadE-like protein translates to MSHRSRASGVKGRRFSDRGSATVWSVGAIAVLCVVFGIGLGLGQAVVTRHRAAAAADLAALAAADHWAEGGAAACARADRVARAQRTRLVRCAVVGDTSDVTAASGRGPFTAKARARAGPARPAGPAESIPSFAPAG, encoded by the coding sequence GTGAGCCACCGTTCGCGCGCGAGCGGGGTGAAGGGGCGCCGCTTCTCCGACCGCGGCTCCGCCACCGTGTGGAGTGTCGGGGCGATCGCCGTGCTGTGCGTGGTGTTCGGCATCGGGCTGGGCCTGGGACAGGCCGTGGTCACCCGGCACCGCGCGGCCGCGGCGGCCGACCTCGCCGCGCTGGCGGCGGCAGACCACTGGGCGGAGGGCGGCGCCGCGGCCTGCGCCCGGGCGGACCGGGTGGCACGGGCGCAGCGCACCCGGCTCGTGCGATGCGCGGTCGTGGGCGACACCTCGGACGTCACAGCCGCGTCGGGGCGGGGACCGTTCACGGCGAAGGCCAGAGCACGAGCGGGGCCCGCGAGACCGGCGGGGCCGGCGGAATCCATACCGTCGTTCGCTCCCGCGGGATAG
- a CDS encoding DUF4244 domain-containing protein, whose translation MYGKVRARLCALVHRMRRDAGMVTSEYAMGIIAAVAFAVLLYEVVTSGQVKTELQDIVKRALSARM comes from the coding sequence ATGTACGGAAAGGTGCGGGCACGGCTGTGTGCCCTTGTTCACCGGATGCGCCGGGACGCGGGGATGGTGACGTCCGAGTACGCGATGGGGATCATCGCGGCGGTGGCGTTCGCCGTGCTGCTGTACGAGGTGGTGACGAGCGGGCAGGTCAAGACGGAGCTGCAGGACATCGTGAAGCGAGCACTCAGTGCGCGCATGTGA
- the bldG gene encoding anti-sigma factor antagonist BldG — protein sequence MDLSLSTRTVGDRTVVEVGGEIDVYTAPKLREQLVELVNDGNFHLVVDMEGVDFLDSTGLGVLVGGLKRVRAHEGSLRLVCNQERILKIFRITGLTKVFPIHTSVDEAVAATD from the coding sequence GTGGACCTGTCCCTGTCGACCCGTACCGTCGGCGATCGTACGGTCGTCGAGGTCGGTGGCGAAATCGACGTATATACCGCGCCCAAGCTGCGCGAGCAGCTGGTCGAGCTGGTGAACGACGGGAATTTCCACCTCGTCGTCGACATGGAGGGCGTGGACTTCCTCGACTCCACCGGGCTCGGCGTACTGGTCGGCGGTTTGAAGCGAGTGCGTGCCCATGAGGGCTCGCTGCGCCTGGTCTGCAACCAGGAGCGCATTCTCAAGATCTTCCGTATCACCGGCCTCACCAAGGTGTTCCCGATTCACACCTCGGTCGACGAGGCGGTGGCGGCCACCGACTGA
- a CDS encoding TadE family type IV pilus minor pilin: MRACESRRERRWGRCADQGFVTAEAAMVLPVLVLVVTTLVWGLMVVLAQIECVDAARVGARAAARQDPDGAVTEVVREAAPRGATVTVTRRGEHVHVVVVADPPGMGALPFRLREEAVAEAEESVGVRS; the protein is encoded by the coding sequence GTGCGCGCATGTGAGAGCCGCCGTGAACGCCGATGGGGGCGGTGCGCCGACCAGGGGTTCGTGACGGCCGAGGCCGCCATGGTCCTGCCCGTGCTGGTCCTGGTGGTCACGACGCTGGTGTGGGGACTGATGGTGGTGCTCGCGCAGATCGAGTGCGTGGACGCGGCCCGGGTGGGCGCCCGGGCCGCGGCCCGCCAGGACCCGGACGGCGCGGTCACCGAGGTGGTCCGTGAAGCGGCACCGCGCGGTGCGACGGTCACCGTGACCCGTAGGGGCGAGCACGTCCACGTGGTCGTGGTGGCCGACCCGCCGGGGATGGGCGCGCTGCCCTTCCGGCTGCGTGAGGAGGCCGTGGCGGAGGCGGAGGAGTCGGTGGGGGTGAGGTCGTGA
- a CDS encoding type II secretion system F family protein produces MPWGSLSVGAAMACAGAAVWLLGGRHSGARRARLLLAGGGVVATGPPLWDRARGELARVRGRLRAEWWALAAGLVLAVLGASVLPVAAGAAGVPLLRRIRLARTERRALERRADAVIALCGALAGEVRAGRQPGEALLHAARDSHGLGDAQAAVLAAARFGGDVSGALATAARQPGADGLRGLAACWRVAVDQGAGLAAGLDRLEGALRAERDQRADLRAQLAGARATAVMLAGLPALGLLLGTAMGADPLHVLLHTGAGLGCLLVGAALEGAGLWWALGIVRRAEAA; encoded by the coding sequence ATGCCGTGGGGGTCGCTGTCCGTGGGAGCGGCCATGGCGTGTGCCGGGGCGGCCGTCTGGCTGCTGGGCGGGCGGCACTCCGGTGCGCGGCGGGCACGGTTGCTGCTCGCCGGAGGCGGAGTGGTGGCGACCGGTCCGCCCCTGTGGGACCGGGCCCGCGGTGAACTGGCCCGCGTCCGCGGGCGGTTGCGGGCCGAGTGGTGGGCGCTGGCCGCCGGGCTGGTGCTGGCGGTGCTGGGTGCGTCGGTGCTGCCGGTCGCGGCGGGGGCGGCCGGCGTGCCGCTGCTGCGCCGGATCCGGCTGGCCCGGACCGAGCGCCGGGCGCTGGAGCGGCGGGCCGACGCGGTGATCGCCCTGTGCGGGGCGCTCGCCGGAGAGGTGCGCGCCGGCCGGCAACCGGGCGAGGCGCTGCTGCATGCCGCCCGGGACTCCCATGGCCTTGGCGATGCCCAGGCGGCTGTGCTGGCAGCGGCGCGGTTCGGCGGCGACGTGTCCGGCGCGCTCGCCACGGCGGCCCGGCAACCGGGCGCCGATGGGCTGCGAGGGCTCGCGGCCTGCTGGCGGGTGGCCGTGGACCAGGGCGCGGGCCTGGCGGCCGGGCTCGACCGGCTGGAAGGGGCCCTGCGGGCCGAGCGCGACCAACGCGCCGACCTGCGCGCCCAGTTGGCGGGCGCCAGGGCCACCGCGGTGATGCTCGCCGGACTGCCGGCCCTGGGCCTCCTGCTCGGTACGGCCATGGGCGCCGACCCGCTGCACGTGCTGCTGCACACGGGAGCGGGCCTGGGCTGCCTGCTGGTCGGCGCAGCGCTGGAGGGGGCGGGGCTGTGGTGGGCCCTGGGGATCGTGCGACGGGCGGAGGCGGCATGA
- a CDS encoding ATP-binding protein, with product MATVELRFSALPEHVRTARLVAAAVARRAGVDEAVLDEVRLAVGEACSRAVGLHQIGGIAAPVKVMLIEEEKQFSIEVGDEARHAPHGADAPGDPDDVEAEEDEMGLAVISGLVDDVEVTAGEHGGLIKMTWPTTPPPAAVLA from the coding sequence ATGGCCACCGTCGAACTCCGCTTCAGCGCGCTGCCCGAGCACGTCAGGACCGCCCGGCTGGTGGCGGCAGCGGTGGCGCGCAGGGCCGGAGTGGACGAGGCCGTCCTCGACGAGGTCAGACTCGCCGTCGGCGAGGCCTGCTCCCGCGCCGTGGGTCTGCACCAGATCGGCGGGATCGCGGCGCCGGTGAAGGTGATGCTGATCGAGGAGGAGAAACAGTTCTCCATCGAGGTCGGCGACGAGGCCCGGCACGCGCCGCACGGGGCCGACGCCCCCGGCGACCCGGACGACGTGGAGGCCGAGGAGGACGAGATGGGCCTCGCGGTCATCAGCGGCCTTGTCGACGATGTCGAAGTCACGGCAGGAGAGCACGGCGGTCTGATCAAGATGACCTGGCCGACCACGCCGCCGCCGGCTGCGGTGCTTGCCTGA
- a CDS encoding class I SAM-dependent methyltransferase codes for MGCVSDSSLHALPAADRPDVAARLRDALLGASFTADGLLELLGAPAYAALARSETVPALRATRGDTPLDMLVRLFLLQQPVPHARVAEALPVEACLEAGWLVRVGGDEVAATVDVRPYGGLDGEDWFIVSDLGCAVGGAGGIGSRDEGVVLGVGGASTTLAGITVRTPVGAALDLGTGSGIQALHTAQHATRVTATDVNPRALHITALTLALSGAPAADLRQGSLFEPLRGDETYDLIVSNPPFVISPGARLTYRDGGMGGDDLCRLLVQQAGERLNEGGFAQFLANWQHVEGEDWQDRLRSWVPRGCDAWIVQREVQDITQYAELWLRDAGDHRGDPAEYQARYDAWLEEFEARKVKAVGFGWITLRRTGSAMPSITVEEWPHPVEQPLGDTVRSHFARLDYLRDHDDAALLEGHFRLAREVVQEQVGLPGAEDPEHVVLRQHRGMRRATTVDTVGAGFAGVCDGTLSAGRILDAIAQLLGEDPVLLRDRTPAQIRLLVEQGFLEPAERGGTA; via the coding sequence ATGGGGTGCGTGAGTGACTCCAGCCTGCACGCTCTGCCCGCCGCCGACCGCCCGGACGTCGCCGCCCGGCTCCGTGACGCCCTGCTCGGCGCCTCCTTCACCGCCGACGGACTGCTCGAACTGCTCGGCGCGCCGGCGTACGCGGCACTCGCGCGCAGCGAGACCGTACCCGCGCTCCGGGCCACCCGCGGGGACACGCCACTGGACATGCTCGTCCGGCTGTTCCTGCTGCAGCAGCCCGTGCCCCACGCGCGCGTGGCCGAGGCGCTGCCCGTCGAGGCCTGCCTCGAGGCCGGCTGGCTGGTGCGCGTCGGCGGGGACGAAGTCGCCGCCACCGTGGACGTCAGGCCGTACGGCGGACTCGACGGCGAGGACTGGTTCATCGTGTCCGACCTGGGCTGCGCGGTCGGCGGCGCCGGCGGCATCGGCAGTCGCGACGAGGGCGTCGTCCTCGGTGTCGGCGGCGCCTCCACCACCCTGGCCGGCATCACGGTCCGTACGCCCGTCGGCGCGGCGCTCGACCTCGGCACCGGCTCCGGCATCCAGGCCCTGCACACGGCCCAGCACGCCACGCGGGTGACCGCGACCGACGTCAACCCGCGCGCGTTGCACATCACCGCCCTCACGCTCGCGCTGTCCGGTGCCCCGGCCGCCGATCTGCGTCAGGGCTCGCTGTTCGAGCCGCTGCGGGGCGACGAGACGTACGACCTGATCGTGTCCAACCCGCCGTTCGTGATCTCTCCCGGCGCCCGGCTCACCTACCGCGACGGCGGGATGGGCGGGGACGATCTGTGCCGCCTGCTCGTTCAGCAGGCGGGGGAGCGGCTGAACGAGGGCGGGTTCGCGCAGTTCCTCGCCAACTGGCAGCACGTCGAAGGGGAGGACTGGCAGGACAGACTCAGGTCGTGGGTGCCCCGCGGGTGCGACGCCTGGATCGTGCAGCGCGAGGTGCAGGACATCACCCAGTACGCCGAGCTGTGGCTGAGGGACGCCGGCGACCACCGCGGCGACCCGGCGGAGTACCAGGCGCGGTACGACGCCTGGCTGGAGGAGTTCGAGGCACGCAAGGTGAAGGCCGTGGGCTTCGGCTGGATCACTCTGCGCAGGACGGGGTCCGCCATGCCGTCAATCACCGTGGAGGAGTGGCCGCACCCGGTCGAGCAGCCGCTCGGCGACACGGTCCGGTCGCACTTCGCCCGCCTCGACTACCTGCGGGACCACGACGACGCGGCTCTGCTCGAGGGACACTTCCGGCTCGCTCGCGAGGTCGTGCAGGAGCAGGTCGGGCTGCCCGGCGCCGAGGACCCGGAGCACGTCGTGCTGCGCCAGCATCGCGGGATGCGGCGGGCCACCACGGTGGACACGGTCGGCGCGGGCTTCGCCGGCGTCTGCGACGGCACGCTGAGCGCCGGCCGCATCCTGGACGCCATCGCCCAGCTGCTGGGCGAGGACCCCGTGCTGCTGCGCGACCGCACACCCGCGCAGATCCGGCTGCTGGTGGAGCAGGGCTTCCTCGAGCCGGCGGAACGGGGCGGCACGGCCTGA
- a CDS encoding small secreted protein, with amino-acid sequence MEGTNPVNKKLAAALSGGAVLVLALTGCTNSSADDKNDALDAWAKKVCDAVQPQAKKIEAASAAIQKQTSDNSPTTAVQKTDAQAFQDMSDAYKAIGAAVNQAGAPEVDNGKKKQQDAVKELNDLSASYVSLKQQVDKLDTKDQAKFADGLKDIATQLDKLSQTGNDALKNLEEGDVGKAMAKQSSCKSASASASAPAPASNG; translated from the coding sequence ATGGAAGGGACCAATCCGGTGAACAAGAAGCTCGCGGCCGCGCTGTCCGGCGGTGCGGTACTGGTACTGGCACTGACGGGATGCACCAACAGCAGCGCCGACGACAAGAACGACGCACTGGACGCCTGGGCGAAGAAGGTGTGCGACGCGGTACAGCCGCAGGCGAAGAAGATCGAGGCCGCCAGCGCCGCGATCCAGAAGCAGACCTCTGACAACAGCCCGACGACGGCGGTCCAGAAGACCGACGCGCAGGCCTTCCAGGACATGTCCGACGCCTACAAGGCGATCGGCGCAGCCGTGAACCAGGCCGGCGCCCCCGAGGTCGACAACGGCAAGAAGAAGCAGCAGGACGCGGTCAAGGAGCTCAACGACCTCAGCGCCTCGTACGTCTCCCTCAAGCAGCAGGTGGACAAGCTCGACACCAAGGACCAGGCCAAGTTCGCGGACGGCCTCAAGGACATCGCCACCCAGCTGGACAAGCTCAGCCAGACCGGGAACGACGCCCTGAAGAACCTCGAGGAGGGCGACGTCGGCAAGGCGATGGCCAAGCAGTCGAGCTGCAAGTCCGCCTCCGCCTCCGCGTCGGCACCGGCCCCGGCTTCGAACGGCTGA
- a CDS encoding type II secretion system F family protein: MSADVVHRLGTVVEAAVLLALLGRWLEAVRRKRGVRRRVASLLEAETAPEEGRSGSRFRAPDAVRRWLPVMGVAGAGWVLVGGLTGAAVGVAGAAGLWRWHRRQTANRTEAEFDAAEVARQLPLAADLLAACIAAGAGPVIAAQAVGEALGGPVGEGLARGAAEVRLGGQPADAWRGLASLPGAAALARLLERADESGLPAAVPAARLAADVRADRARAATARARRAAVLVSAPVGLCFLPAFVAVGVLPVVIGLAGGVLRGGGG; this comes from the coding sequence ATGAGCGCGGATGTTGTCCACAGGCTGGGGACAGTTGTGGAAGCGGCAGTTCTCCTGGCACTGCTGGGGCGCTGGCTGGAGGCCGTGCGGCGGAAGCGAGGAGTGCGTCGGCGGGTGGCCTCCCTGCTGGAAGCGGAGACGGCGCCGGAAGAGGGGCGCTCCGGCTCGCGGTTCCGGGCACCGGACGCCGTGCGGCGGTGGCTGCCGGTGATGGGAGTGGCTGGCGCGGGATGGGTGCTCGTGGGCGGGCTCACCGGCGCCGCGGTCGGGGTGGCCGGCGCGGCCGGGCTGTGGCGGTGGCACCGCAGGCAGACGGCGAACCGAACGGAGGCGGAGTTCGACGCGGCCGAGGTCGCGCGCCAACTTCCCCTGGCCGCCGACTTGCTGGCGGCGTGCATCGCGGCCGGCGCCGGTCCGGTGATCGCCGCCCAGGCGGTCGGGGAGGCCCTGGGCGGGCCCGTCGGGGAGGGACTGGCGCGAGGAGCGGCGGAGGTGCGGCTCGGCGGGCAGCCCGCTGACGCCTGGCGCGGACTCGCCTCCCTCCCGGGTGCCGCGGCCCTGGCGCGGCTGCTGGAGCGAGCCGACGAGTCCGGGCTGCCCGCGGCGGTGCCCGCCGCGCGGCTCGCGGCCGATGTCCGCGCCGACCGGGCACGCGCCGCGACGGCCCGGGCCCGCCGGGCGGCCGTTCTCGTCTCCGCGCCGGTCGGCCTGTGCTTTCTGCCCGCCTTCGTCGCGGTTGGCGTGCTGCCCGTGGTGATCGGCCTCGCGGGCGGGGTGCTGAGAGGGGGTGGCGGCTGA
- a CDS encoding DEAD/DEAH box helicase, with protein MAFNHLPAGVHDALAPLSVTPVTHSVPMAKNHRSDRSPTDTASHLTPGAVLDRLASGPSRAARITHTEHLPPRAGRHAVWPDRIRSEVIAAVQDCGIEHPWSHQARAAEHALDGDSVVVATGTASGKSLAYLVPVLSTLLDGSEAANGRGATALYVAPTKALAADQCRAVRELAQPLGKAVRPSVYDGDTPPEEREWIRQYANYVLTNPDMLHRGILPSHPRWSSFLRSLKFVVIDECHTYRGVFGSHVAQVLRRLRRLCARYGASPVFLLASATAAQPSVAARRLTGLPVVEVADDASPRGELVFALWEPPLTELQGEKGAPVRRTATAETADLLTDLTLQGVRSVAFVRSRRGAELISVIAQERLAEIDRPLARRVAAYRGGYLPEERRALERALHSGELLGLAATTALELGVDVSGLDAVLIAGYPGTRASLWQQAGRAGRAGQGALAVLVARDDPLDTFLVHHPEALFDQPVESTVLDPDNPYVLAPHLCAAAAELPLTDEDVELFGPACRELLPQLEAAKLLRRRTRAWHWTRRERAADLTDIRGEGGRPVQIVEGGTGRLLGTVDAGAAHTTVHEGAVHLHQGRTYLVRSLDLDDSVALVEEANPPYTTVARDTTSISVLETDVEVPWGDGRLCYGSVEVTNQVVSFLRRRVLTGEVLGETRLDLPPRTLRTRAVWWTVTEDQLDQARINPEILGGALHAAEHASIGMLPLFATCDRWDIGGVSIPLHPDTLLPTVFVYDGHPGGAGFAERAFHTARAWLTATREAIASCECDSGCPSCIQSPKCGNGNDPLHKKGAVRLLTVLLRGAPDDKDAGTDAEA; from the coding sequence ATGGCATTCAATCACTTACCGGCAGGCGTGCACGACGCCTTGGCTCCATTGTCCGTCACGCCGGTGACACACTCGGTGCCGATGGCCAAGAATCACCGATCCGATCGATCCCCGACGGACACCGCATCCCACCTGACGCCGGGAGCGGTTCTGGACCGGCTCGCCTCCGGGCCGAGCCGGGCTGCGCGCATCACTCATACGGAGCACTTGCCCCCGCGGGCGGGTCGCCATGCCGTCTGGCCCGACCGGATTCGATCGGAGGTCATCGCGGCCGTCCAGGACTGCGGAATCGAACACCCCTGGTCCCACCAGGCACGCGCCGCCGAGCACGCCCTGGACGGCGACTCGGTGGTCGTCGCCACGGGCACCGCGTCCGGCAAGTCCCTGGCGTATCTGGTCCCGGTCCTCTCGACGCTCCTGGACGGCTCCGAGGCCGCCAACGGCCGCGGCGCCACCGCCCTGTACGTGGCGCCCACCAAGGCCCTGGCGGCCGACCAGTGCCGCGCGGTCAGGGAACTCGCGCAGCCCCTCGGCAAGGCCGTACGCCCCTCGGTCTACGACGGCGACACACCGCCCGAGGAACGCGAGTGGATCCGCCAGTACGCCAACTACGTCCTGACCAACCCCGACATGCTGCACCGCGGGATCCTGCCCTCGCACCCGCGCTGGTCCTCCTTCCTGCGGTCCCTGAAGTTCGTCGTCATCGACGAGTGCCACACCTACCGGGGCGTCTTCGGCTCCCATGTCGCCCAGGTCCTGCGCCGACTGCGCCGCCTGTGCGCGCGCTACGGCGCCTCGCCGGTCTTCCTGCTGGCCTCGGCGACCGCGGCGCAACCCTCGGTGGCTGCCCGCCGCCTCACCGGGCTCCCCGTGGTCGAGGTGGCCGACGACGCCTCCCCACGCGGTGAACTCGTGTTCGCCCTCTGGGAGCCCCCGCTCACCGAGTTGCAGGGCGAGAAGGGCGCCCCGGTCCGCCGGACCGCCACCGCCGAGACCGCCGACCTGCTGACCGACCTCACCCTGCAGGGCGTGCGCTCGGTGGCCTTCGTACGCTCCCGGCGCGGCGCGGAACTGATCTCGGTGATCGCCCAGGAACGCCTGGCGGAGATCGACCGGCCGCTGGCCCGACGTGTCGCGGCCTACCGCGGCGGTTACCTCCCCGAAGAGCGCCGCGCCCTGGAGCGCGCCCTGCATTCCGGCGAGCTCCTGGGCCTCGCCGCCACGACGGCCCTGGAACTCGGTGTCGACGTCTCCGGCCTCGACGCCGTTCTGATCGCCGGGTATCCGGGCACCCGCGCGTCCCTGTGGCAGCAGGCGGGCCGGGCCGGCCGGGCCGGCCAGGGCGCCCTGGCCGTGCTGGTCGCCCGCGACGATCCTCTGGACACCTTCCTCGTCCACCACCCTGAGGCCCTGTTCGACCAGCCGGTGGAATCCACGGTGCTCGACCCCGACAACCCCTATGTCCTCGCCCCGCACCTGTGCGCTGCCGCCGCCGAGCTGCCCCTCACCGACGAGGACGTCGAACTGTTCGGGCCGGCGTGCCGGGAGCTGCTTCCGCAACTGGAGGCCGCGAAGCTGCTGCGGCGCCGGACGAGGGCCTGGCACTGGACACGCCGGGAGCGGGCCGCGGACCTGACCGACATCCGCGGCGAGGGCGGACGGCCGGTGCAGATCGTCGAGGGCGGCACCGGCCGGCTGCTGGGCACGGTCGACGCGGGCGCCGCGCACACCACGGTGCACGAGGGCGCGGTCCACCTGCACCAGGGCCGCACGTACCTGGTGCGCTCCCTCGACCTGGACGACTCGGTCGCCCTGGTCGAGGAGGCCAACCCGCCGTACACGACGGTCGCCCGGGACACGACGTCGATCTCCGTCCTGGAGACGGACGTCGAAGTCCCCTGGGGCGACGGCCGCCTCTGCTACGGCTCCGTCGAGGTCACCAACCAGGTGGTCTCCTTCCTGCGCAGGCGTGTCCTCACCGGTGAGGTGCTCGGCGAGACCAGACTCGACCTCCCTCCTCGTACGCTGCGCACCCGCGCGGTGTGGTGGACCGTCACCGAGGACCAGCTCGACCAGGCCCGGATCAACCCGGAGATTCTCGGCGGTGCCCTGCACGCCGCCGAGCACGCGTCGATCGGCATGCTGCCCCTGTTCGCGACCTGCGACCGCTGGGACATCGGCGGTGTCTCCATCCCGTTGCACCCCGACACCCTCCTCCCGACGGTCTTCGTCTACGACGGCCACCCCGGCGGCGCGGGCTTCGCGGAGCGCGCCTTCCACACCGCCCGCGCCTGGCTCACCGCCACCCGCGAGGCCATCGCCTCATGCGAGTGCGACTCCGGCTGCCCGTCCTGCATCCAGTCACCCAAGTGCGGCAACGGCAACGACCCGCTGCACAAGAAGGGCGCCGTACGGCTGCTCACCGTGCTGCTGAGGGGAGCCCCGGACGACAAGGACGCGGGAACGGACGCGGAGGCCTGA